A genomic region of Anas acuta chromosome 1, bAnaAcu1.1, whole genome shotgun sequence contains the following coding sequences:
- the ICOSLG gene encoding ICOS ligand produces MEPRGCGFLLLSLHILRAVAVLEGKIVISKLGDNATLSCIYPGKELSLNNLRVYWQIDDVQEQCSVVHALISGQDNESEQCIHFKNRTQLLWDRLGEGDFSLLLLNVSQSDERKYKCVVLQTDEYTRVVHQEKVVLRLAASYSQPILSGPVTNSDSTGEVTFSCSSDNGYPEPNVYWINRTDNSRMLPSELSITLHDDGTYSVLSTLKVKATSDMQIECFIENKRLQENISANYTHEKQNNDSNTESHKDLEKGGRGAQAAGIISIVILLALLAVLICWLWKHRSSKLVSYTDVQTNGDNRKLNSPV; encoded by the exons ATGGAACCGCGGGG ctgtggATTTCTGTTACTGTCCCTTCATATTCTGAGAGCTG TTGCTGTACTGGAGGGGAAGATTGTTATCAGTAAACTTGGAGATAATGCTACACTGAGTTGCATTTATCCAGGAAAAGAACTCAGCTTAAATAATCTACGGGTATACTGGCAAATAGATGATGTTCAAGAGCAGTGTTCAGTAGTACATGCGCTGATCTCCGGTCAAGACAACGAAAGTGAACAATGTATTCACTTTAAAAACAGGACTCAGTTATTGtgggacagactgggagaaggcGATTTTTCTCTGCTACTACTAAATGTCAGCCAGAGCGATGAGCGCAAGTACAAATGTGTAGTGCTGCAGACAGATGAATACACCAGAGTAGTTCACCAGGAAAAAGTGGTTCTCAGGTTAGCAG cTAGTTACAGCCAACCAATACTCAGTGGACCAGTAACAAACAGTGACAGTACTGGAGAAGTGACTTTCAGCTGTAGTTCTGACAATGGGTACCCAGAACCAAATGTTTACTGGATAAATAGGACGGACAACAGTCGCATGCTGCCATCAGAGTTAAGCATCACCCTCCATGACGATGGCACTTACAGCGTTCTTAGCACACTGAAGGTTAAAGCAACTTCTGATATGCAAATAGAGTGcttcatagaaaataaaagactgcAGGAAAATATATCAGCCAACT ACACACAcgaaaagcaaaataatgattCCAATACAGAAAGTCACAAAGACCTGGAAAAAGGTGGACGAGGTGCTCAAGCAGCTGGCATCATTTCTATTGTCATCCTGCTAGCTCTTCTAGCTGTGTTAATCTGCTGGCTGTGGAAACATCGGTCCTCTAAACTAGTGTCATACACAG aTGTCCAAACAAATGGAGACAACAGAAAACTTAACt CACCTGTCTAA